A window of the Miscanthus floridulus cultivar M001 chromosome 14, ASM1932011v1, whole genome shotgun sequence genome harbors these coding sequences:
- the LOC136503511 gene encoding obtusifoliol 14-alpha demethylase-like — translation MDLTNIAIWVTTVVVIFITEVVTKIIVTGRKATFQPVCNRARPPVVNGASLIKLVHVGLTKGLQAMVHDQYRALGSVFTLRFFRVNITFLVGPEVLDHFFQGLESEISHGNTLDFIVPMIGKEVGFGVDLATRNEQMRFHNDALKLSKLRSYMDPMLHEVEDYFATWGQQGVVDLKHEFEQLLMLISSRCLLGREIRENMFDEVHTLFRELNGGMSLASVLFPYAPTPTNRRRDRARAKLSKLFTEVMRSRKSSNRTEGDVLQNLIDSRYKDGRPTTEAEVTGLAIMLLFLGKHTTSVTSTWTGARLLTNGKWLTAAIEEQKEITRTHGDRIDYNALLQMNVLRHCIKEALRMHPLLPVFLRKVHKSFTLRTKDGAEYEIPGGHTLVSPALFNNYLPYIYKDPGVYDPDRFSLNREEDKVGGKFSFTGFGGGRHSCVGEAFGYMQIKVIWSYLLRNFELNLESPFPETDWSKLVASPKGKVMVAYRRVAAA, via the exons ATGGATTTGACAAATATTGCCATATGGGTTACTACCGTAGTTGTTATTTTCATCACCGAAGTAGTGACCAAGATTATTGTAACCGGAAGAAAGGCTACGTTTCAGCCAGTATGTAATAGGGCTCGTCCACCAGTTGTGAATGGTGCTTCTCTAATAAAACTTGTGCATGTTGGCCTTACCAAGGGTCTGCAAGCAATGGTTCATGACCAATATAGAGCGTTGGGGAGTGTGTTCACTTTAAGATTCTTCAGAGTGAACATAACATTCTTAGTTGGGCCTGAGGTCTTGGATCATTTTTTTCAAGGGTTAGAGTCAGAGATTAGTCATGGTAATACGCTGGATTTCATTGTGCCCATGATTGGCAAAGAGGTTGGCTTTGGCGTAGATCTCGCCACCCGCAATGAGCAGATGCGGTTCCACAATGATGCACTGAAACTTTCAAAGCTACGAAGTTACATGGATCCAATGCTTCATGAAGTAGAG GATTACTTTGCAACATGGGGCCAGCAGGGTGTAGTTGATTTAAAACATGAGTTtgagcaactactcatgttaaTCTCAAGCCGATGCCTTCTTGGGAGGGAGATCCGGGAGAACATGTTTGACGAGGTCCACACGTTGTTTCGAGAGCTCAACGGCGGCATGAGTCTAGCCAGCGTCTTGTTCCCTTACGCCCCAACTCCGACGAACCGCCGGCGTGACAGAGCACGGGCCAAGCTCTCAAAGCTATTCACTGAGGTCATGAGATCACGCAAGAGCTCAAACCGGACCGAAGGGGATGTTCTACAGAATTTAATAGATTCTAGGTATAAGGACGGCCGCCCCACAACCGAAGCGGAGGTCACTGGCCTCGCCATCATGCTGCTCTTTCTTGGAAAGCACACCACCTCCGTCACTAGCACCTGGACCGGAGCTCGCCTGCTCACCAATGGCAAGTGGCTGACAGCAGCCATTGAGGAGCAAAAGGAGATCACTAGGACACATGGGGACCGGATAGACTACAACGCGCTGCTACAGATGAATGTCCTGCGCCATTGCATCAAGGAAGCCCTGCGTATGCACCCTTTGTTACCGGTGTTTCTTCGCAAGGTGCACAAGAGCTTCACGCTGCGCACCAAAGACGGCGCTGAGTATGAGATTCCGGGAGGGCACACGCTTGTAAGCCCTGCACTGTTCAACAACTACCTGCCCTACATCTACAAGGACCCTGGTGTGTATGACCCGGACAGGTTTAGTCTGAATAGAGAGGAAGACAAAGTTGGTGGCAAGTTCTCTTTCACAGGGTTTGGTGGTGGAAGGCATAGCTGTGTCGGGGAAGCATTTGGGTATATGCAAATCAAGGTGATATGGAGCTATTTGCTTAGAAATTTTGAGCTCAACTTGGAGTCTCCTTTCCCTGAGACAGACTGGAGCAAGCTAGTGGCATCGCCCAAAGGAAAAGTAATGGTGGCTTATAGGAGGGTGGCAGCTGCCTAG
- the LOC136503512 gene encoding uncharacterized protein, translated as MEDTHRSAAPAAAAPGGNGSAGGGKDDTGRGKRPAPSASALPGNKRSKAGVKELEPALWAKMLSQYSQTPHVLLSVSEISVGRGHKCHIVLDDQTVDTNLCLLRLRHLERGGPWELEVTGKGGSVVVNGTQIIRGAKVPLSGGDEIFFGRSGV; from the exons ATGGAGGACACTCACCGGAGCGCCGCCCCAGCGGCGGCGGCCCCCGGAGGCAATGGAAGTGCCGGAGGAGGGAAGGACGACACCGGCAGGGGCAAGCGACCGGCGCCCTCGGCCTCCGCCCTTCCGGGGAACAAGAGAAGCAAG GCGGGGGTGAAGGAGCTGGAGCCGGCGCTGTGGGCGAAGATGCTGTCGCAGTACTCGCAG ACTCCTCATGTTCTACTCTCTGTCAGCGAAATTTCTGTTGGCAGAGGTCACAAATGTCACATAGTTTTGGATGACCAAACTGTTGACACAAATCTATGCCTGTTGCGGTTGCGGCATCTTGAG CGAGGTGGTCCATGGGAGTTAGAGGTTACAGGCAAGGGTGGTTCGGTTGTAGTAAATGGAACACAAATCATCCGAGGTGCCAAAGTTCCCCTCAGTGGAGGGGATGAGATTTTTTTTGGTCGAAGTGGGGTG